The Lytechinus pictus isolate F3 Inbred chromosome 17, Lp3.0, whole genome shotgun sequence genome contains a region encoding:
- the LOC135157212 gene encoding uncharacterized protein LOC135157212, which yields MTAIYTPTSQINMIAICVPTPQSYMNAICPPTFQINMNAICAPTSQSNMNAICMICTPTSQTNMIEIYTPTSQTNMNAICTPTSQTNMTAIYTPTSQTNMIAIYTPTSQTNMNAICRPTSQTYMTAICAPTSQTNMTGICALTSQTNMTAINTPASQCRSNNNEQLGGLCRILMNQTSSSVLRFGAELKTCRLSRVQDETAVLIHQFSTKTSL from the exons ATGACTGCAATCTACACACCTACTTCCCAAATCAACATGATTGCAATCTGTGTACCTACTCCCCAAAGCTACATGAATGCAATCTGCCCTCCTACTTTCCAAATCAACATGAATGCAATCTGTGCACCCACTTCCCAAAGCAACATGAATGCAATCTGCATGATCTGTACACCTACTTCCCAAACCAACATGATTGAAATCTACACACCTACTTCCCAAACCAACATGAATGCAATCTGTACACCTACTTCCCAAACCAACATGACTGCAATCTACACACCTACTTCCCAAACCAACATGATTGCAATCTACACACCTACTTCCCAAACCAACATGAATGCAATCTGTAGACCTACTTCCCAAACCTACATGACTGCAATCTGTGCTCCTACTTCCCAAACCAACATGACTGGAATCTGTGCACTTACTTCCCAAACCAACATGACTGCAATCAACACACCTGCTTCCCAA TGCCGGTCAAATAACAATGAACAGCtaggaggtctttgtcgaatatTAATGAACCAGACCAGCAGTTCCGTCCTACGTTTCGGAGCTGAATTGAAAacatgtcgtttgtccagagtccaggacgaaactgccgttttgattcaccaattttcgacgaAGACTTCTTTGTAG
- the LOC135157310 gene encoding glycoprotein 3-alpha-L-fucosyltransferase A-like, whose protein sequence is MGMAKTKSLFCAILLFAVCGYVQLILMVMRVDLKSGEDILKQKFNRARQLAVFPKQNALDNTNLTKVGPDSQHTKNTNSIGKMSQAVVDCPRKVHLWATRAGELGYSRGVYDVKCPGSTCDVQLTVDISFDTMQKNEALVLFHWTRWDWDAMHSHRPKGQKWVFYTLESPRHTMHHVIPPQQYYNNSYDYIMTYRYDSDFRADYGQYIAGKPEISANDTRNWAKDRSRLVVWMASNCRGTSWPRMDFVKRLGRYVPVDMYGRCGNQSCRAGTEDCERKLKQHKFLLALENSECTDYITEKFWIQALFKEIVPIVFGPPRSDYEKVAPPNSFIHIQDFNTTRELGEYLKRVDSDDALYNKYFEWKKKGSLKPYGGPTKNIMCYLGDRLEADAKRVRNGTYKPPKQKDWKVWWIDSCKKKGKIPD, encoded by the exons ATGGGTATGGCTAAGACCAAATCACTCTTCTGTGCAATCCTTCTATTTGCCGTTTGTGGATACGTTCAACTGATTTTAATGGTGATGCGAGTTGATCTAAAGTCCGGTGAGGACATTTTGAAACAGAAGTTTAATAGGGCAAGACAACTAGCCGTTTTCCCAAAACAAAACGCGTTGGACAACACTAACCTGACAAAAGTTGGACCAGATTCCCAGCATACCAAGAACACTAATTCGATCGGGAAAATGTCTCAAGCAGTTGTTGACTGTCCTCGTAAGGTCCATCTCTGGGCTACTAGAGCAGGTGAGCTGGGATATTCGAGGGGTGTCTATGATGTAAAATGTCCCGGAAGTACTTGCGATGTACAATTGACCGTTGATATATCCTTCGACACGATGCAGAAGAATGAGGCACTTGTCTTGTTCCATTGGACACGGTGGGACTGGGATGCGATGCATAGTCATAGACCAAAGGGCCAGAAGTGGGTGTTTTACACTCTTGAGAGTCCACGTCATACAATGCATCACGTGATTCCCCCTCAACAGTATTACAACAATTCCTACGACTACATTATGACGTATCGGTACGATTCCGACTTCCGGGCCGACTATGGGCAGTACATTGCCGGTAAACCTGAGATTAGTGCCAATGACACCAGAAATTGGGCCAAGGATCGCTCGAGGCTTGTCGTCTGGATGGCATCCAACTGCAGAGGCACATCCTGGCCAAGAATGGATTTCGTGAAGAGGCTTGGAAG ATACGTTCCTGTAGACATGTATGGCAGGTGCGGCAACCAATCCTGCAGAGCTGGCACTGAAGACTGCGAGAGGAAACTGAAACAACACAAGTTCCTTTTAGCCCTGGAGAATAGCGAATGCACTGATTATATCACAGAAAAGTTCTGGATTCAAGCCCTATTTAAAGAAATTGTACCCATCGTGTTTGGACCTCCGAGGAGTGACTACGAAAAAGTAGCGCCTCCGAATTCCTTCATTCACATCCAAGATTTTAACACGACGAGGGAATTAGGGGAGTATCTAAAAAGGGTCGATAGTGACGACGCCCTCTACAATAAATACTTTGAATGGAAGAAAAAAGGGTCTTTGAAGCCTTATGGGGGACCGACGAAAAATATTATGTGCTACCTTGGTGATCGTTTAGAAGCTGACGCAAAACGGGTTCGGAATGGAACCTACAAACCTCCTAAACAAAAGGATTGGAAAGTATGGTGGATAGACTCGTgtaaaaagaaagggaaaatacCGGACTAA
- the LOC135157213 gene encoding uncharacterized protein LOC135157213, with product MTAIYTPTSQTNMIAICAPTPQSYMNAICPPTFQINMNAICAPTSQSNMNAICMICTPTSQTNMIEIYTPTSQTNMNAICTPTSQTNMTAIYTPTSQTNMIAIYTPTSQTNMNAICRPTSQTYMTAICAPTSQTNMTGICALTSQTNMTAIYTTTFQVNMNAICAPTSQTNMNIICASTSKNQHDCNLHTYFPSQYDCNLCTHFPNQHEYNLCIYSPKPT from the coding sequence ATGACTGCAATCTACACACCTACTTCCCAAACCAACATGATTGCAATCTGTGCACCTACTCCCCAAAGCTACATGAATGCAATCTGCCCTCCTACTTTCCAAATCAACATGAATGCAATCTGTGCACCCACTTCCCAAAGCAACATGAATGCAATCTGCATGATCTGTACACCTACTTCCCAAACCAACATGATTGAAATCTACACACCTACTTCCCAAACCAACATGAATGCAATCTGTACACCTACTTCCCAAACCAACATGACTGCAATCTACACACCTACTTCCCAGACCAACATGATTGCAATCTACACACCTACTTCCCAAACCAACATGAATGCAATCTGTAGACCTACTTCCCAAACCTACATGACTGCAATCTGTGCTCCTACTTCCCAAACCAACATGACTGGAATCTGTGCACTTACTTCCCAAACCAACATGACTGCAATCTACACAACTACTTTCCAAGTCAATATGAATGCAATCTGTGCACCCACTTCCCAAACCAACATGAATATAATCTGTGCATCTACTTCCAAAAACCAACATGACTGCAATCTACACACCTACTTCCCAAGTCAATATGACTGCAATCTGTGCACCCACTTCCCAAACCAACATGAATATAATCTGTGCATCTACTCCCCAAAACCAACATGA
- the LOC135157214 gene encoding cysteine-rich, acidic integral membrane protein-like: MTAIYTPTSQTNMIAICAPTPQSYMNAICPPTFQINMNAICAPTSQSNMNAICMICTPTSQTNMIEIYTPTSQTNMNAICKPTSQTNMTAIYTPTSQTNMIAIYTPTSQTNMNAICRPTSQTYMTAICAPTSQTNMTGICALTSQTNMTAIYTPTSQVNMNAICAPTSQTNMNIICASTSKNQHDCNLCTYSPNQHECNLYTYFPNQHDCNLHTYFPNQHDCNLHTYFPNQHECNL, encoded by the coding sequence ATGACTGCAATCTACACACCTACTTCCCAAACCAACATGATTGCAATCTGTGCACCTACTCCCCAAAGCTACATGAATGCAATCTGCCCTCCTACTTTCCAAATCAACATGAATGCAATCTGTGCACCCACTTCCCAAAGCAACATGAATGCAATCTGCATGATCTGTACACCTACTTCCCAAACCAACATGATTGAAATCTACACACCTACTTCCCAAACCAACATGAATGCAATCTGTAAACCTACTTCCCAAACCAACATGACTGCAATCTACACACCTACTTCCCAAACCAACATGATTGCAATATACACACCTACTTCCCAAACCAACATGAATGCAATCTGTAGACCTACTTCCCAAACCTACATGACTGCAATCTGTGCTCCTACTTCCCAAACCAACATGACTGGAATCTGTGCACTTACTTCCCAAACCAACATGACTGCAATCTACACACCTACTTCCCAAGTCAATATGAATGCAATCTGTGCACCCACTTCCCAAACCAACATGAATATAATCTGTGCATCTACTTCCAAAAACCAACATGACTGCAATCTGTGCACCTACTCCCCAAACCAACATGAATGCAATCTGTACACCTACTTCCCAAACCAACATGACTGCAATCTACACACCTACTTCCCAAACCAACATGATTGCAATCTACACACCTACTTCCCAAACCAACATGAATGCAATCTGTAG